The following are encoded in a window of Dioscorea cayenensis subsp. rotundata cultivar TDr96_F1 chromosome 16, TDr96_F1_v2_PseudoChromosome.rev07_lg8_w22 25.fasta, whole genome shotgun sequence genomic DNA:
- the LOC120278494 gene encoding uncharacterized protein LOC120278494, with translation MPRYAKFLKELLTNKMKLEEVPSITFSEECLALLTNKLLKNEKDLRGFIIPCTIEGLVDDKTLADLGVNINLIPYRIFQKLGLGEPKSMTMTLQLDGRSIHQPRGIIKDFVILDVDEK, from the coding sequence ATGCCAAGGTATGCAAAATTCCTGAAGGAGTTGCTCACAAACAAGATGAAGCTTGAGGAAGTGCCCTCTATTACATTTAGTGAAGAGTGCTTAGCTTTACTCACCAACAAGCTCCTCAAGAACGAAAAAGACCTAAGGGGATTTATCATTCCTTGCACTATTGAGGGGCTTGTGGATGATAAAACTTTAGCTGATCTTGGGGTGAATATCAATCTGATACCCTATAGAATTTTCCAAAAGTTAGGACTTGGGGAACCAAAGTCCATGACAATGACACTACAGTTGGACGGTAGGTCCATCCATCAACCAAGAGGAATTATTAAAGACTTTGTGATCCTTGATGTTGATGAgaagtga